The Populus nigra chromosome 14, ddPopNigr1.1, whole genome shotgun sequence genome has a segment encoding these proteins:
- the LOC133672714 gene encoding elongation of fatty acids protein 3-like, translating to MITQTLIYYLSQHPSIVTFRWSHIQSWGSTWSFLLTSIAFYLTFCALVHLFLQIFIKRGRTVPLGPIPAAYSLFMALISAVIFSGILLSTAAEIQETRWFWRRSKTPFQWLLCFPLGTRPSGRVFFWSYMYYLSRYLHMFRTFFTILRLRKLVSFQLVNNSILTFMSFLWLEFSQSFQVLAILIATLVYSVIYGYRFWTAVGLPSACFPFVLNCQIVLLGCNVACHVGVLSLHFMKGGCNGIGAWWFNSVLNGAILFLFLNFYVKMYLGKRKEVISEALEEPEMMKVQDK from the coding sequence ATGATCACGCAAACACTAATCTACTACCTCTCCCAACACCCCTCTATAGTTACTTTCCGATGGAGCCACATCCAATCATGGGGCTCTACTTGGTCTTTTCTCTTGACCTCCATAGCCTTTTATCTAACGTTTTGCGCATTAGTCCATCTTTTCTTACAAATCTTTATTAAACGTGGCCGTACTGTCCCTCTCGGTCCAATCCCAGCCGCGTACAGCCTCTTTATGGCCTTAATCTCCGCCGTCATTTTCTCCGGGATCCTCCTCTCAACCGCCGCCGAGATCCAAGAAACGCGGTGGTTTTGGCGTAGATCAAAAACCCCGTTTCAATGGCTTCTTTGTTTCCCTCTGGGAACTCGTCCTTCAGGCCGTGTCTTTTTCTGGTCTTACATGTACTACTTGTCACGATATCTCCATATGTTCCGAACCTTTTTCACAATCCTGAGGTTACGTAAGCTGGTTTCTTTCCAGCTTGTCAACAATTCTATACTGACCTTCATGTCCTTTTTATGGCTTGAATTCTCCCAATCCTTTCAAGTGCTGGCGATTCTAATAGCAACTTTGGTGTACTCTGTTATTTACGGGTACAGATTCTGGACAGCGGTTGGTTTGCCTAGTGCTTGTTTTCCTTTTGTGCTGAATTGCCAGATTGTGCTGTTGGGATGCAATGTTGCTTGCCATGTTGGGGTGCTTTCGCTGCATTTTATGAAAGGTGGGTGTAATGGGATTGGAGCATGGTGGTTCAATTCCGTGCTCAATGGGGCTATCTTGTTCCTGTTTTTGAACTTCTATGTCAAGATGTATTTGGGGAAGAGGAAGGAGGTAATAAGCGAGGCCTTGGAGGAGCCAGAGATGATGAAAGTTCAAGATAAATAA